One Patescibacteria group bacterium DNA segment encodes these proteins:
- the rplD gene encoding 50S ribosomal protein L4, protein MKLPIYNLDGSKSGKFVNLAPEIFGVAVNPVLVNQAVVAQRAKSRHPIAHTKTRSERRGGGAKPWKQKGTGRARAGSRRSPLWRKGGIVFGPRNERNFTKRINKKARRKAILMVLSNRVKTGDVVVVKELKIPEVRTKQMAIFLEKFPLQSKPLILLSEKDEKIRRASRNLSSLKVLSANSLNVVDLLDRNCILMPLAAVKIIEKTYSSNIANSTPHLLKKASDAPLVRQAYHPMVRQALRP, encoded by the coding sequence ATGAAATTACCAATTTACAATTTAGATGGCAGTAAGTCCGGTAAGTTTGTCAATCTCGCGCCAGAAATTTTTGGCGTGGCAGTGAATCCAGTTTTAGTGAATCAGGCTGTGGTGGCTCAACGCGCGAAGAGTCGCCATCCTATTGCCCATACGAAGACGCGGTCCGAGCGCCGCGGCGGCGGAGCGAAACCCTGGAAACAGAAAGGAACGGGGCGGGCGAGAGCAGGTTCCCGCCGCAGTCCCTTATGGCGCAAGGGAGGAATAGTTTTTGGGCCGAGAAATGAAAGAAATTTTACAAAGAGGATCAATAAGAAAGCAAGACGCAAAGCTATTCTGATGGTTCTTTCCAATCGGGTGAAGACGGGCGATGTTGTTGTCGTTAAAGAGTTGAAGATTCCAGAAGTTCGGACGAAGCAAATGGCTATCTTCCTTGAAAAATTTCCTTTACAATCCAAGCCCTTGATTTTACTTTCTGAAAAAGACGAAAAAATTCGCAGGGCGAGCCGTAATTTATCCTCTCTCAAGGTTTTATCCGCGAACAGTTTAAATGTGGTTGACCTTTTGGATCGCAATTGTATTTTAATGCCCCTCGCAGCAGTAAAAATCATTGAGAAAACCTACTCTTCAAATATTGCAAATTCCACCCCCCACCTTTTAAAAAAAGCGAGTGACGCTCCACTGGTTCGGCAGGCTTACCATCCTATGGTTCGGCAGGCACTTCGGCCATGA
- the rplB gene encoding 50S ribosomal protein L2, translated as MKFYKPTTPGRRQMTGSDFSDLTRGRKPTKKLAAGLKQKAGRDRLGHISIRHRGGGHKRTYRLIDFRQDKFDIPGRVASIEYDPNRTAWIALIHYADGEKRYILAPQRIKAGDMVLASQKKIEARVGNRMPLAEIPDASPVHNLELNPGRGGQIVRAAGGSAILMGKEGKYAQIKLPSGEIRNILKTCLASMGSLSNPEHDNINIGKAGRTRWLGIRPTVRGKAMNPVDHPHGGGEGNQPIGLKYPKTPWGRPALGVKTRRKKKYSDRLIVKRRR; from the coding sequence ATGAAATTTTATAAACCTACTACGCCGGGGAGAAGACAAATGACAGGGAGCGATTTTTCCGATCTAACGCGGGGCAGAAAACCGACAAAAAAATTGGCGGCGGGTTTAAAGCAAAAGGCAGGCAGGGATCGATTGGGTCATATTTCGATTCGGCACCGCGGCGGAGGTCATAAGAGGACATACCGCCTTATTGATTTTAGGCAGGACAAGTTTGATATACCGGGGAGAGTTGCTTCCATTGAATATGATCCCAACCGTACGGCATGGATTGCTTTGATTCACTATGCCGATGGAGAAAAACGTTATATTCTTGCCCCTCAAAGAATAAAGGCGGGGGATATGGTTTTAGCAAGCCAGAAAAAGATTGAAGCGCGGGTAGGCAACCGGATGCCTCTTGCTGAAATTCCTGACGCGAGTCCTGTTCACAATTTAGAGTTAAACCCAGGGCGGGGTGGTCAAATCGTGCGGGCGGCAGGCGGGAGCGCGATCTTAATGGGTAAGGAAGGAAAATACGCCCAGATTAAACTCCCCTCGGGAGAGATCCGCAATATTTTAAAAACTTGTTTAGCCAGCATGGGTAGTTTAAGCAATCCAGAACATGATAATATTAATATAGGCAAAGCAGGACGCACGCGTTGGTTGGGGATCAGACCCACAGTAAGGGGGAAAGCGATGAATCCAGTAGATCATCCTCATGGCGGAGGGGAGGGTAACCAGCCGATTGGTTTAAAATATCCCAAGACTCCTTGGGGCAGACCAGCTTTGGGGGTGAAAACGCGGCGGAAGAAGAAATACTCGGACAGATTGATTGTGAAGAGGAGAAGATAG